One Streptomyces sp. NBC_00554 DNA segment encodes these proteins:
- a CDS encoding alpha/beta hydrolase codes for MPASPPPSSWNEPEGLAARGTLIVLAGRGEHGGVYERFGRRLAFDAYRVRALGDPTTDPSVPDQAAKLLADESLPGPKVLVGSDSGARYAAHLAAEQTPGIDALILAGLPTGPWESGSWEAEFEARTACPTHQGRLANDPEFRRGALGATAALPELRLDLVGVPVLALHGTDDKVSPLDQALSAYAGHPGVWTVTFNGGRHDVLNDALHRTAAAAVVLFLERLRLSPELPLIAEGLA; via the coding sequence ATGCCCGCATCCCCGCCCCCGTCCTCCTGGAACGAACCCGAAGGCCTCGCCGCCCGCGGCACGCTCATCGTGCTGGCCGGGCGCGGTGAGCACGGCGGCGTGTACGAGCGGTTCGGCCGCCGGCTCGCCTTCGACGCCTACCGCGTACGCGCCCTCGGTGATCCCACCACCGACCCCTCGGTGCCCGACCAGGCCGCCAAGCTTCTCGCCGACGAATCGCTGCCCGGCCCGAAGGTGCTGGTCGGTTCGGACAGCGGTGCCCGGTACGCCGCCCACCTGGCCGCCGAGCAGACGCCGGGGATCGACGCGCTGATCCTCGCCGGACTGCCCACCGGCCCCTGGGAGTCGGGCAGTTGGGAAGCCGAGTTCGAGGCGCGCACCGCCTGCCCCACCCACCAGGGCCGGCTCGCGAACGACCCGGAGTTCCGGCGCGGAGCCCTCGGCGCGACGGCCGCTCTGCCGGAGCTGCGTCTCGATCTCGTAGGCGTCCCGGTGCTGGCCCTGCACGGCACGGACGACAAGGTCAGCCCCCTCGACCAGGCGCTGAGCGCGTACGCCGGCCATCCCGGAGTATGGACCGTGACCTTCAACGGCGGCCGTCACGACGTACTCAACGACGCGCTGCACCGCACGGCCGCCGCCGCGGTCGTCCTCTTCCTGGAACGCCTGCGCCTCTCCCCCGAACTGCCCCTGATCGCCGAGGGCCTCGCATGA
- a CDS encoding LysR family transcriptional regulator, which yields MPQPVLDIVALRSLTAIADCGGFHRAAHSLALSQSAVSQHVRRLEKALGRPVVEREGRGMRFTPDGRLLVEQARRILAVHDEAVRALLDVDGDTVTIGSTEHAADQFLPRLTAAVQAVRPGCRVRFRIDRSARLVEAVERGSVDVAVYVTEAAATEGTPVGGLPLTWHATPGWTPPGTPDPVPLVAIEDPCAIRRRAIATLAAHGVAATVVGDAGYLAGVLDIARTGQGVALLAAVGPAPDGLTPYDGLPPVTPIPMSALARPGADPATVTAAFDAVRDLLR from the coding sequence ATGCCCCAACCTGTCCTCGACATCGTGGCCCTGCGCAGCCTGACCGCGATAGCCGACTGCGGCGGCTTCCATCGCGCGGCCCACTCCCTCGCCCTCAGCCAGTCCGCGGTCAGCCAGCATGTGCGCAGGCTGGAGAAGGCGCTGGGCCGCCCGGTCGTCGAGCGCGAGGGCCGCGGGATGCGGTTCACCCCCGACGGACGCCTGCTGGTGGAGCAGGCCCGCCGTATCCTCGCCGTCCACGACGAAGCCGTGCGTGCCCTCCTCGACGTGGACGGCGACACCGTCACCATCGGCTCGACCGAGCATGCCGCCGACCAGTTCCTGCCCCGGCTCACCGCCGCCGTGCAGGCGGTGCGGCCCGGCTGCCGGGTGCGCTTCCGTATCGACCGCTCGGCACGCCTCGTCGAGGCCGTGGAGCGGGGGAGCGTGGACGTCGCGGTGTACGTCACCGAGGCCGCCGCCACCGAGGGCACCCCGGTCGGCGGACTGCCGCTGACCTGGCACGCCACGCCCGGCTGGACGCCGCCCGGGACGCCCGATCCCGTCCCGCTGGTCGCGATCGAGGACCCCTGCGCGATCCGCCGCCGGGCCATCGCGACTCTCGCCGCGCACGGCGTCGCGGCCACGGTGGTCGGCGACGCCGGCTATCTCGCGGGCGTCCTCGACATCGCCCGCACCGGCCAGGGCGTGGCCCTGCTCGCCGCGGTCGGGCCCGCACCGGACGGCTTGACCCCGTACGACGGGCTGCCCCCGGTCACCCCGATCCCCATGAGCGCGCTGGCCCGCCCCGGCGCGGACCCGGCGACCGTCACGGCCGCGTTCGACGCGGTGCGGGATCTTCTGCGGTGA
- a CDS encoding MarR family winged helix-turn-helix transcriptional regulator, translating into MAAKTPDVRLEDQWRDILSVHARTMCEIDRALHPYGLGASDFEVLDVLASGTAAQPGALCRVQNIADRVHLSQSALSRLIGRLEKDGLVERTVCVEDRRGVWVALTAKGHDLHAEVRPLQRAVLDRMLNA; encoded by the coding sequence ATGGCAGCGAAGACGCCCGACGTCCGGCTCGAGGACCAATGGCGGGACATCCTCTCGGTGCACGCGCGCACGATGTGCGAGATCGACCGCGCGCTGCACCCGTACGGTCTCGGCGCCAGCGACTTCGAGGTACTCGACGTCCTCGCCTCCGGCACGGCCGCGCAGCCCGGTGCACTCTGCCGTGTGCAGAACATCGCCGACCGGGTCCATCTGAGCCAGAGCGCCCTGTCCCGCCTCATCGGCCGGCTGGAGAAGGACGGCCTGGTGGAGCGCACCGTCTGCGTCGAGGACCGGCGCGGAGTATGGGTCGCGCTCACCGCGAAGGGACACGACCTGCACGCCGAGGTGCGCCCACTGCAACGCGCCGTCCTCGACCGCATGTTGAACGCGTAA
- a CDS encoding VOC family protein — protein sequence MTAGLKTIIYPVKDIAKAKALFSALLQVDPYVDEAYYVGFKDAGQDIGLDPNGHAKGMTGPVPYWHVADIKGTLAGLLEAGAESLQEVQDVGGGRLIASVKDADGNLIGLLQDSSAE from the coding sequence ATGACCGCAGGCCTGAAGACCATCATCTACCCCGTCAAGGACATCGCGAAGGCAAAGGCCCTGTTCAGCGCACTGCTGCAGGTGGACCCGTACGTGGACGAGGCGTACTACGTCGGTTTCAAGGACGCCGGGCAGGACATCGGCCTGGACCCGAACGGCCACGCCAAGGGCATGACCGGGCCCGTTCCCTACTGGCACGTCGCCGACATCAAGGGAACTCTGGCGGGCCTGCTCGAAGCCGGTGCCGAGTCGCTCCAGGAGGTCCAGGACGTGGGCGGCGGCCGGCTGATCGCCTCGGTGAAGGACGCCGACGGGAACCTCATCGGGCTCCTCCAGGACTCGTCCGCCGAGTAG
- a CDS encoding LacI family DNA-binding transcriptional regulator, with protein sequence MTMTNAGGRRRPPTIHDVAREAGVSRGTVSRVLNGGHYVSPAAQEAVNAAIRRTGYVVNRHARSLITGRSDSIGFLLTEPQERFFEDPNFNVLLRGCTQALAAHDVPLLLMLAGTQDERRRITRYITAGHVDGVLLVSSHSGDPVAEQLREAGVPLVACGKPIGMGSKVSYVAADDRDGARDMVKHLRSLGRRRIGMVTGPLDTPGGVERLAGYREVLAEAGIEADDRLVVSGDYSRASGEAGAEQLLTRVPDIDAVFVASDLMAQGVLAALRKAGRRVPEDVSVGGFDDSPAATASTPALTTIRQPWDRISAEMVRVLLAQIGGEDPAAVILPTELVRREST encoded by the coding sequence GTGACCATGACCAACGCGGGGGGCCGGCGCAGACCGCCCACGATTCATGACGTCGCGCGCGAGGCGGGTGTATCGAGGGGCACGGTGTCGCGCGTGCTCAACGGCGGGCACTACGTCAGCCCCGCGGCGCAGGAGGCGGTCAACGCCGCCATCCGCAGGACGGGTTACGTCGTGAACCGGCACGCCCGCTCGCTGATCACCGGGCGTTCCGACTCGATCGGCTTCCTGCTGACCGAACCTCAGGAGCGGTTCTTCGAGGACCCCAACTTCAACGTCCTGCTACGTGGTTGCACGCAGGCGCTGGCCGCGCACGACGTTCCCCTCCTGCTGATGCTCGCGGGCACGCAGGACGAACGGCGGCGCATAACTCGGTACATCACCGCGGGCCATGTCGACGGGGTGCTGCTGGTCTCCAGCCACTCCGGCGACCCGGTGGCCGAGCAGCTGCGCGAGGCGGGCGTGCCGCTGGTCGCCTGCGGCAAGCCCATCGGCATGGGGTCCAAGGTCAGTTACGTCGCCGCGGACGACCGGGACGGCGCCCGTGACATGGTCAAACACCTGCGGTCCCTCGGCCGTCGCCGGATCGGCATGGTCACCGGCCCGCTCGACACCCCCGGCGGTGTCGAGCGTCTCGCGGGCTACCGGGAGGTGCTCGCCGAAGCGGGCATCGAGGCCGACGACCGTCTCGTCGTCTCCGGCGACTACAGCCGGGCCAGCGGCGAGGCGGGCGCCGAGCAACTCCTCACCCGGGTACCGGACATAGACGCCGTGTTCGTCGCCTCCGACCTGATGGCACAGGGCGTGCTCGCCGCGCTGCGCAAGGCCGGCCGCCGGGTACCCGAGGACGTGTCGGTCGGCGGCTTCGACGACTCCCCCGCGGCCACCGCGTCCACTCCCGCCCTCACCACCATCCGCCAGCCCTGGGACCGCATCAGCGCCGAGATGGTACGGGTGCTGCTCGCCCAGATCGGGGGCGAGGACCCTGCCGCGGTGATCCTGCCCACGGAGTTGGTACGGCGGGAGTCGACCTGA
- a CDS encoding carbohydrate ABC transporter permease: protein MSSLALRKAAPAAGTTPGTAQGPPLRRRIALVPTLTLLLGALYCLLPVAWVVIAATKSGSELFSTFTFLPGSGFTENVKDLNAYRDGIYWKWMGNSALYAGLGALLSTAVSAVSGYALAMYRFRGRETVFSILMAGVLMPPVILAIPQYLLLAKADLTDSYASVLLPLVLSPYGVYLARIYAAAAVPGDVVEAGRMDGASEWRIFTRIALPMMVPGLVTVFLFQFVAVWNNFLLPYIMLSDDEKFPITLGLFTLLEQGSNTPALYTLVITGALLAIIPLVALFLVIQRFWSLDLLSGAVKS, encoded by the coding sequence ATGAGTTCTCTTGCCCTGCGTAAGGCCGCACCGGCCGCGGGTACCACCCCCGGGACCGCCCAGGGGCCGCCGCTGCGCCGCCGGATCGCCCTCGTCCCGACGCTGACGCTGCTGCTCGGCGCCCTCTACTGTCTGCTGCCGGTCGCCTGGGTGGTGATCGCGGCCACCAAGTCGGGCAGCGAGCTGTTCTCCACCTTCACCTTCCTTCCGGGCTCCGGTTTCACCGAGAACGTCAAGGATCTCAACGCCTACCGCGACGGCATCTACTGGAAGTGGATGGGCAACTCCGCCCTGTACGCCGGTCTCGGCGCCCTCCTGTCGACGGCCGTCTCGGCGGTCAGCGGCTACGCGCTCGCGATGTACCGCTTCCGTGGCCGCGAGACGGTGTTCAGCATCCTGATGGCCGGTGTGCTGATGCCGCCGGTAATCCTGGCCATCCCGCAGTACCTGCTGCTGGCGAAGGCGGACCTGACGGACTCGTACGCGTCCGTGCTCCTGCCGCTCGTCCTCTCCCCGTACGGCGTGTATCTCGCCCGGATCTACGCCGCCGCGGCCGTGCCCGGTGACGTGGTCGAGGCCGGGCGGATGGACGGCGCGAGCGAGTGGCGGATCTTCACGCGGATCGCGCTGCCGATGATGGTGCCGGGTCTGGTGACGGTGTTCCTGTTCCAGTTCGTGGCGGTGTGGAACAACTTCCTGCTGCCGTACATCATGCTCAGCGACGACGAGAAGTTCCCGATCACGCTCGGCCTGTTCACGCTTCTCGAACAGGGCTCAAACACCCCGGCGTTGTACACGCTGGTGATCACCGGTGCGCTGCTCGCGATCATCCCGCTGGTCGCGCTGTTCCTGGTCATCCAGCGTTTCTGGAGTCTCGATCTGCTGTCGGGAGCCGTAAAGTCGTGA
- a CDS encoding carbohydrate ABC transporter permease encodes MTKARRKSYGVKGAPYAFLIPATVLFALFFALPIGYALWLSLHKVQVSGLGLGAGARKEVWAGLENYTDALTDSELLDGALRVAGYGAIVIPVMLGLALLFALMLDTDKVRLAPFTRLAIFLPYAIPGVVAAMLWGFLYLPDVSPFYFILDKLGMPQPDLLDGGPLYIALSNIAVWGGTGFNMIVIYTSLQAIPAEVYEAAKLDGATPLQIALRIKIPMVAPSLVLTFFFSIIATLQVFSEPTTLKPLTNSVSTTWSPLMKVYQDAFKNGDIYSAAAQAALIAVVTLVLSFGFLRAANSRNKQEEAR; translated from the coding sequence GTGACCAAGGCACGCCGGAAGTCGTACGGGGTCAAGGGGGCCCCGTACGCTTTCCTCATCCCCGCGACGGTCCTCTTCGCCCTCTTCTTCGCGCTGCCCATCGGGTACGCGCTCTGGCTGAGCCTGCACAAGGTCCAGGTCTCGGGCCTCGGGCTCGGCGCCGGTGCCCGCAAGGAAGTCTGGGCGGGCCTGGAGAACTACACCGACGCGCTCACCGACTCCGAACTGCTCGACGGGGCGCTGCGCGTGGCGGGCTACGGCGCCATCGTGATCCCGGTGATGCTCGGCCTCGCGCTGCTCTTCGCCCTGATGCTCGACACGGACAAGGTGCGCCTCGCCCCCTTCACGCGGCTCGCGATCTTCCTGCCGTACGCCATTCCGGGCGTCGTCGCCGCGATGCTCTGGGGCTTCCTGTACCTCCCGGACGTCAGCCCCTTCTACTTCATCCTCGACAAGCTGGGGATGCCGCAGCCTGACCTGCTGGACGGCGGTCCGCTCTACATCGCACTGTCCAACATCGCGGTCTGGGGCGGCACCGGCTTCAACATGATCGTCATCTACACCTCGCTGCAGGCCATTCCGGCCGAGGTGTACGAGGCGGCGAAGCTGGACGGCGCCACACCGCTGCAGATCGCGCTGCGGATCAAGATCCCGATGGTGGCGCCCTCGCTGGTGCTCACCTTCTTCTTCTCGATCATCGCGACGCTCCAGGTGTTCAGCGAGCCGACCACCCTCAAACCGCTCACCAACTCCGTCTCCACGACCTGGAGTCCGCTGATGAAGGTGTACCAGGACGCCTTCAAGAACGGCGACATCTACTCCGCCGCCGCGCAGGCCGCACTCATCGCCGTCGTCACCCTCGTCCTGTCCTTCGGCTTCCTGCGTGCCGCGAACTCCCGTAACAAGCAGGAGGAAGCACGATGA
- a CDS encoding ABC transporter substrate-binding protein produces MPITKHSRLVATTIAVALGATSLAACGSSDDDKSEAQSGPASLTYWTWAPGMDKVVDLWNKGPGKEQQITVTVKKQASGDTLVTKILTAHKANKAPDLVQAEYQALPTLVSNDALADISGDVNGAKDKFAEGVWQQTTLGTDAVYAIPQDIGPMMFYYREDLFKQYGLTVPTTWEEFAETARALKKKSPDTDLTTFSANDSGLFAGLAQQAGAKWWTTEGEKWKVGIDDAATQKVADFWGGLVKEGAIDNQPMYTPSWNKALNTGKQIAWVSAVWAPGTLTTAAPDTAGKWAMAPLPQWSASDNVTGSWGGSSTAVTTDSKNKSAAAKFAAWLNTDPTAVAAMAKEGGIYPAATSAQTGGAFATPPAFFSNQADFYTKASEIAKTTAPSAWGPNVNVAYTTFNDAFGAAAKNKSDFGAALKTMQDDTVADLKKQGFGVAE; encoded by the coding sequence ATGCCCATCACGAAGCACAGCCGCCTCGTGGCCACCACCATCGCCGTCGCGCTCGGTGCCACCTCGCTCGCCGCCTGCGGCTCGTCCGACGACGACAAGAGCGAAGCCCAGTCCGGTCCCGCGTCTCTGACGTACTGGACCTGGGCCCCGGGCATGGACAAGGTCGTGGACCTGTGGAACAAGGGGCCGGGGAAAGAGCAGCAGATCACCGTCACGGTGAAGAAGCAGGCGTCCGGCGACACACTGGTCACCAAGATCCTCACCGCGCACAAGGCGAACAAGGCCCCGGACCTGGTCCAGGCCGAGTACCAGGCGCTTCCGACGCTGGTCAGCAATGACGCGCTCGCCGACATATCGGGCGATGTGAACGGCGCGAAGGACAAGTTCGCCGAGGGCGTCTGGCAGCAGACGACGCTGGGCACGGACGCGGTGTACGCGATCCCGCAGGACATCGGGCCGATGATGTTCTACTACCGCGAGGACCTCTTCAAGCAGTACGGCCTGACGGTCCCGACTACGTGGGAGGAGTTCGCGGAGACCGCCCGCGCGCTCAAGAAGAAGTCCCCCGACACGGACCTGACCACGTTCTCCGCCAACGACTCCGGCCTCTTCGCGGGGCTGGCGCAGCAGGCGGGCGCCAAGTGGTGGACGACCGAGGGCGAGAAGTGGAAGGTCGGCATCGACGACGCGGCGACGCAGAAGGTCGCCGACTTCTGGGGCGGCCTCGTCAAGGAGGGCGCGATCGACAACCAGCCGATGTACACGCCGTCCTGGAACAAGGCGCTGAACACCGGCAAGCAGATCGCCTGGGTCAGCGCGGTCTGGGCGCCCGGCACCCTCACCACCGCGGCCCCCGACACCGCGGGCAAGTGGGCGATGGCCCCGCTGCCGCAGTGGTCGGCCTCCGACAACGTCACCGGCAGCTGGGGTGGCTCGTCCACCGCGGTCACCACTGACTCCAAGAACAAGTCGGCCGCCGCGAAGTTCGCCGCCTGGCTGAACACGGACCCGACGGCGGTGGCCGCGATGGCGAAGGAGGGTGGCATCTACCCGGCCGCCACGAGCGCACAGACCGGTGGCGCGTTCGCCACGCCGCCGGCCTTCTTCTCGAACCAGGCCGACTTCTACACCAAGGCCTCCGAGATCGCGAAGACCACCGCGCCGTCCGCCTGGGGCCCGAACGTGAACGTCGCCTACACGACCTTCAACGACGCCTTCGGCGCCGCGGCCAAGAACAAGTCGGACTTCGGTGCCGCCCTGAAGACCATGCAGGACGACACCGTCGCCGACCTCAAGAAGCAGGGCTTCGGGGTCGCGGAGTGA
- a CDS encoding beta-galactosidase: MPETTPRGLTRLAFGGDYNPEQWPEHVWQEDVRLMREAGVTMVSVGIFSWALLEPTPGTYEFGWLDRLLDLLHENGIRADLGTPTVAPPAWFYREHPDALPVTADGTRYEFGSRGAICHSNTHYRAAAANIATQLATRYAGHPALAMWHVHNEYGVPVSACYCESCAAHFRRWLTTTYETIDALNEAWGTAFWGQRYAGFGQVNPPRVTPTVGNPAQALDYKRFADATLRENFVAERDILHRLSPGIPVTTNFMTALSQCDSIDYWAWGREVDLVTNDHYLITDGRRTHVNLAMAADLTRSVGAGAPWLLLEHSTSGVNWQPRNPAKAPGQMARNSLAHVARGSDGAMFFQWRQSRRGAEKFHSSMLPHAGTDSRVWREVVELGASVDSLAPLKGTRTVADVAVLWDWQSWWAQNLQWRPSEDHDPRERADAFYEALYDRHLTVDFAHPEADLSAYPLVVVPALYLMTEAAGSNLREYVENGGTLVVSYFSGIVDEHDAVHEGPYPGALRDVLGLTVEEFSPLLQGDHVRITGPDGSELTGDVWTEFVVPRGAETVWTYADGLTAGRPAVTRHGHGEGSAWYVSTRLGAQGLDALIGWAADDARIAPRADLPRDVEVVRRTGESGTYVFAINHTASDAKVPLEAHGTELLTGERAAGRLGVPAGAVRVVRLDG; the protein is encoded by the coding sequence ATGCCGGAGACCACCCCCAGGGGCCTCACCAGGCTCGCCTTCGGTGGGGACTACAACCCTGAGCAGTGGCCGGAACACGTCTGGCAGGAAGACGTCCGGCTGATGCGCGAGGCGGGCGTCACGATGGTGAGCGTCGGGATCTTCTCCTGGGCGCTCCTCGAACCGACGCCGGGCACCTACGAATTCGGCTGGCTGGACCGCCTGCTCGACCTGCTGCACGAGAACGGCATACGCGCCGACCTCGGTACGCCGACCGTGGCACCGCCCGCCTGGTTCTACCGCGAGCACCCCGACGCGCTGCCGGTCACCGCAGACGGCACCCGCTACGAGTTCGGCTCACGAGGCGCCATCTGCCACAGCAACACCCACTACCGCGCGGCCGCCGCGAACATCGCCACCCAGCTCGCCACCCGGTACGCAGGCCACCCCGCGCTCGCCATGTGGCACGTCCACAACGAGTACGGCGTGCCCGTCTCGGCCTGCTACTGCGAGAGCTGCGCCGCGCACTTCCGCCGTTGGCTGACTACGACGTACGAGACGATCGACGCGCTCAACGAGGCCTGGGGCACCGCCTTCTGGGGCCAGCGCTACGCCGGCTTCGGCCAGGTCAACCCGCCGCGTGTGACCCCGACCGTCGGCAACCCGGCCCAGGCGCTCGACTACAAGCGGTTCGCCGACGCCACCCTGCGCGAGAACTTCGTCGCCGAGCGGGACATCCTGCACCGCCTCTCGCCCGGCATCCCGGTCACCACCAACTTCATGACCGCCCTGAGCCAGTGCGACTCGATCGACTACTGGGCGTGGGGCCGCGAGGTCGACCTCGTCACCAACGACCACTACCTGATCACCGACGGCCGCCGCACCCACGTGAACCTCGCGATGGCCGCGGACCTCACCCGCTCGGTCGGCGCCGGCGCCCCCTGGCTGCTGCTCGAACACTCCACGTCCGGCGTCAACTGGCAGCCGCGCAACCCCGCGAAGGCCCCCGGCCAGATGGCCCGGAACTCCCTCGCGCACGTCGCCCGTGGCTCCGACGGCGCCATGTTCTTCCAGTGGCGGCAGTCCCGGCGCGGCGCCGAGAAGTTCCACTCCTCGATGCTGCCGCACGCCGGAACGGACTCACGGGTGTGGCGCGAGGTCGTCGAACTCGGCGCGTCCGTCGACTCGTTGGCCCCGCTCAAGGGGACCCGCACCGTCGCCGACGTCGCCGTGCTCTGGGACTGGCAGTCCTGGTGGGCGCAGAACCTCCAGTGGCGGCCCAGCGAGGACCACGACCCGCGCGAGCGCGCCGACGCGTTCTACGAGGCGCTCTACGACCGTCACCTCACGGTCGACTTCGCCCACCCGGAAGCCGACTTGTCGGCGTATCCCCTTGTCGTCGTACCCGCGCTGTATCTGATGACGGAGGCCGCCGGGAGCAACCTCAGGGAGTACGTCGAGAACGGCGGCACTCTCGTCGTCTCGTACTTCTCCGGCATCGTCGACGAGCACGACGCCGTGCACGAGGGCCCCTACCCGGGTGCCCTGCGTGACGTACTCGGCCTGACCGTCGAGGAGTTCTCGCCCCTCCTCCAGGGCGACCACGTCCGGATCACGGGGCCCGACGGCTCCGAACTCACCGGCGATGTATGGACCGAGTTCGTCGTCCCGCGCGGCGCCGAGACCGTGTGGACGTACGCCGACGGACTCACCGCCGGCCGGCCGGCCGTCACCCGGCACGGCCACGGCGAGGGCTCCGCCTGGTACGTCTCCACCCGCCTCGGCGCCCAGGGCCTGGACGCCCTGATCGGCTGGGCGGCCGACGACGCGCGGATCGCGCCGCGCGCCGACCTGCCCCGCGACGTCGAAGTGGTGCGCCGCACCGGCGAGTCCGGCACCTACGTGTTCGCCATCAACCACACCGCCTCCGACGCCAAGGTGCCGCTGGAGGCACACGGCACCGAACTCCTCACGGGCGAACGTGCCGCGGGCCGACTCGGGGTACCGGCGGGCGCGGTCCGGGTCGTACGGCTCGACGGCTGA
- a CDS encoding arabinogalactan endo-beta-1,4-galactanase, with protein MFHPRRTLRALLLPLAAGLAFTALPAQTAHAASTLTNGGFESNGAATATPTGWSTYSAAGQNAASYTESGGHGGSYRLTHWSASAYKVETYQYLSGLTNGNYTLTAWVRSGGGQNSAYLALKNCGSSEQRTDLPVSASGWIRIVTSIAVTSNQCTISINSDANAGNWINVDDLTFASGSTALAIKGSDVSSLAKSEALGGVYKTSSGTTGDALAILKSAGQNYARLKVWVNPADGYNNKARVLAIAKRVKAQGMKLLVDFHYSDTWADPGAQTKPAAWSGHSYSQLKTDVYNHTYDVLNALKAQGTTADMVQVGNEINGGMLWSEGSTSNWAQLAGLLNSGYDAVKAVNSSTTVALHLAKGGDLAGTRWWFDSAVANGVKFDVIGLSYYGYWHGTLADFQTTLDDAAARYGKPVYLAETAYPFRLDSEDSTENIIDLTSELVSGYAASTAGQTKWMKDVASIVEAVPNGRGLGIFYWESTWTAVTGNGWDPTDSASGNGWENQALFGYDDKALPAMSWFSHR; from the coding sequence ATGTTCCATCCCAGACGCACACTCAGGGCCCTGCTGCTGCCGCTGGCCGCCGGGCTCGCCTTCACCGCGCTGCCCGCGCAGACCGCTCACGCGGCGAGCACTCTCACCAACGGCGGCTTCGAGTCGAACGGTGCCGCCACGGCGACGCCGACCGGCTGGTCGACGTACTCGGCGGCCGGGCAGAACGCCGCCTCGTACACCGAGTCCGGTGGCCACGGCGGGAGTTACCGCCTCACGCACTGGTCGGCCTCGGCCTACAAGGTGGAGACCTACCAGTACCTCTCCGGGCTGACCAACGGGAACTACACCCTCACCGCGTGGGTGCGTTCCGGCGGCGGCCAGAACTCGGCCTACCTCGCCCTGAAGAACTGCGGGAGTTCGGAGCAGCGCACCGACCTGCCGGTCTCCGCCAGCGGCTGGATCCGGATCGTCACGTCGATCGCCGTGACGAGCAACCAGTGCACGATCAGCATCAACTCCGATGCGAACGCGGGCAATTGGATCAACGTCGACGACCTGACCTTCGCGTCGGGCTCGACAGCCCTCGCCATCAAGGGTTCTGACGTCTCGTCACTCGCCAAGAGCGAGGCCCTCGGCGGTGTCTACAAGACCAGCTCGGGCACGACCGGCGACGCGCTCGCCATCCTCAAGTCCGCCGGACAGAACTACGCCCGCCTCAAGGTGTGGGTGAACCCCGCCGACGGCTACAACAACAAGGCGCGTGTGCTGGCCATCGCCAAGCGCGTCAAGGCGCAGGGCATGAAACTGCTCGTCGACTTCCACTACTCGGACACCTGGGCCGACCCGGGCGCCCAGACCAAGCCGGCCGCCTGGTCCGGACACTCCTACAGCCAGCTCAAGACCGACGTCTACAACCACACGTACGACGTCCTCAACGCCCTGAAGGCGCAGGGCACCACGGCCGACATGGTGCAGGTCGGGAACGAGATCAACGGGGGCATGCTCTGGTCCGAGGGCTCGACGAGCAACTGGGCGCAGCTCGCGGGGCTGCTCAACTCCGGCTACGACGCGGTCAAGGCGGTCAACTCCTCCACCACCGTGGCGCTGCACCTCGCCAAGGGCGGTGACCTCGCGGGCACCCGCTGGTGGTTCGACAGCGCGGTCGCCAACGGCGTGAAGTTCGACGTCATCGGCCTGTCGTACTACGGCTACTGGCACGGAACGCTCGCCGACTTCCAGACCACCCTGGACGACGCGGCGGCCCGCTACGGCAAGCCGGTCTACCTCGCCGAGACGGCCTACCCGTTCCGCCTGGACAGCGAGGACTCGACCGAGAACATCATCGACCTCACCAGTGAGCTGGTCTCGGGCTACGCGGCCTCGACGGCCGGGCAGACGAAGTGGATGAAGGACGTCGCGAGCATCGTGGAGGCCGTCCCGAACGGACGCGGCCTCGGCATCTTCTACTGGGAATCCACCTGGACCGCTGTCACCGGCAACGGCTGGGACCCGACGGACTCCGCGTCCGGCAACGGCTGGGAGAACCAGGCCCTGTTCGGCTACGACGACAAGGCGCTGCCCGCCATGTCGTGGTTCAGCCACCGCTGA
- a CDS encoding winged helix-turn-helix domain-containing protein: MLRVPVSGQRMDILEWLRDPVAHFPPQRGGDLVEDGISSATLAAKLGVSRNAARTHLDLLTGIGLLRTKKIRRRTFYRRDEYRIAEVSHFFEKGW, translated from the coding sequence ATGCTGAGGGTTCCCGTCAGTGGACAACGTATGGACATCCTGGAGTGGCTCCGGGACCCCGTCGCGCACTTTCCGCCGCAGCGGGGCGGCGACCTCGTCGAGGACGGCATCAGCTCGGCGACCCTCGCCGCCAAGCTCGGCGTGAGCCGGAACGCCGCGCGCACCCACCTCGACCTCCTCACCGGGATCGGGCTGCTGCGCACCAAGAAGATCAGACGTCGCACCTTCTACCGCCGCGACGAGTACCGCATCGCCGAGGTCAGCCACTTCTTCGAGAAGGGCTGGTAG